One genomic segment of Helicobacter enhydrae includes these proteins:
- the hemJ gene encoding protoporphyrinogen oxidase HemJ, with protein MEEIYQWLKVIHIASFVSWMAMLFYIPRLFVYHAQYRHNEGFCSVVTIQESKLYYCIGYPAMIATFLSGGALIYQMGGAEFLRHAPWLHIKMFLALLLLAYHFLCGYFMKQFAKGTCTKSHKFFRFFNEIPTLILIGIVYLVIFQPSFGG; from the coding sequence ATGGAAGAAATCTATCAGTGGCTCAAAGTCATACATATCGCATCTTTTGTTTCCTGGATGGCGATGCTGTTTTATATCCCTCGTCTTTTCGTTTATCACGCTCAATATCGGCACAATGAGGGCTTTTGCTCTGTGGTGACAATCCAAGAAAGCAAACTCTATTACTGCATTGGTTATCCTGCGATGATTGCGACTTTTTTGAGTGGTGGGGCTTTGATTTATCAAATGGGTGGTGCAGAATTCCTCAGACACGCTCCTTGGCTCCATATCAAAATGTTTTTGGCTCTGCTGTTGTTGGCATACCATTTCCTCTGTGGCTATTTTATGAAGCAATTTGCCAAAGGCACTTGCACCAAAAGTCATAAATTTTTCCGGTTTTTCAATGAAATCCCGACGCTCATCCTCATTGGCATCGTCTATCTGGTGATTTTTCAACCTAGTTTTGGAGGATAA
- a CDS encoding beta-ketoacyl-ACP synthase III, producing MVYASLRSIASYVPDRCISNADFEKIVDTSDEWITKRTGIKTRYFASDDEASSDLATKAGRIAIQRAGLKPEDIDMVIVATLSPDFIGMPSTACIVAHNLGIRNRPCFDITTACSGYIYLLSLAKAYIQSQTYKNILIIGAEKISSYLDFKDRSTCVLFGDGAGASVIGATENKNEAILDVHISADGQYSDFLITPAGGSRSPFSQTNLDASQQFIKMKGNETFKVAVKTLAKDVEDILERNHIAPQQIKYFIPHQANLRIISAVGGMLDFTPEQVYITVDRFGNTSAASIPMACNEAYEKGGIKKGDLLLFDAFGGGLTWGSALVAFGGD from the coding sequence ATGGTTTATGCTTCACTCAGATCGATTGCCTCTTATGTCCCAGATCGTTGCATCAGCAATGCGGATTTTGAAAAAATAGTTGATACAAGTGATGAGTGGATCACCAAACGCACGGGGATCAAAACACGCTATTTTGCTTCAGATGATGAGGCTTCAAGTGATTTGGCTACAAAGGCGGGTCGTATTGCTATCCAGCGTGCAGGTCTCAAGCCTGAAGACATTGATATGGTGATTGTCGCAACTTTGAGTCCTGATTTCATTGGGATGCCTTCCACTGCCTGTATCGTTGCACATAATCTTGGGATACGCAATCGCCCCTGCTTTGACATCACAACAGCCTGCAGTGGATACATTTATCTACTCTCCTTAGCCAAAGCCTATATTCAATCACAAACTTACAAAAACATCCTAATCATTGGGGCAGAAAAAATCAGCTCCTATCTAGATTTCAAAGATCGTAGCACCTGTGTTTTGTTTGGCGATGGTGCTGGAGCGTCTGTCATCGGTGCCACAGAAAACAAAAATGAAGCGATTTTGGATGTGCATATTAGTGCAGATGGACAATATAGTGACTTTTTGATCACCCCTGCTGGCGGGAGTCGCAGTCCTTTTAGCCAAACCAATCTTGACGCTTCACAGCAATTTATCAAAATGAAAGGAAATGAAACTTTCAAAGTCGCAGTCAAAACACTCGCAAAAGATGTAGAAGATATTCTAGAGAGAAACCACATCGCACCTCAACAAATCAAATATTTCATCCCCCATCAAGCCAATCTTAGAATCATCTCGGCAGTAGGTGGTATGCTTGATTTCACACCAGAACAAGTCTATATCACGGTAGATCGCTTCGGCAACACTTCAGCAGCCTCGATTCCGATGGCTTGTAATGAGGCTTATGAAAAAGGTGGGATCAAAAAAGGAGATCTATTGCTCTTTGATGCCTTTGGTGGAGGACTGACTTGGGGTTCAGCCCTTGTGGCTTTTGGAGGAGACTGA
- the plsX gene encoding phosphate acyltransferase PlsX — MKIIIDAMGGDYGVQPIIQGLVQALKQRCFTPIVVGDEHQIKPLIPASISHQIQIHHTADFIKMEEPASSAIKRTESSIYLGMEMLKNDQADALISAGHSGASMSLATLRIGRIKGVSRPAICTLMPTSQDKYTLLLDAGANTDCKPEYLVDFALMGYEYAKSVMGIQNPKIGLLSNGEEDTKGNELTKESFALLKSLPFFAGNAEGKNLFDGNFDVIVCDGFIGNVVLKTSEGVAQAIGKILKTEIKKSYLSMLGAFLMKGVFASLKKKTDHSEYGGAPLLGVQKPVIISHGSSNARAIECAIYQAIYTIESRVCEKIEYAFTQK; from the coding sequence ATGAAGATTATCATCGATGCAATGGGGGGTGATTATGGGGTGCAACCAATCATACAAGGGTTAGTCCAAGCACTCAAACAGCGGTGCTTCACTCCTATTGTCGTTGGTGATGAACATCAGATCAAGCCTCTTATCCCCGCCTCCATATCTCATCAAATCCAAATCCACCATACTGCAGATTTTATCAAGATGGAAGAACCTGCCTCTAGTGCTATCAAACGCACAGAAAGCTCGATCTATTTGGGAATGGAAATGTTGAAAAACGATCAAGCAGATGCTTTGATTTCTGCAGGACATAGTGGAGCAAGTATGAGCCTTGCGACATTGAGGATTGGGCGTATCAAAGGTGTTTCGCGTCCTGCAATCTGCACGCTTATGCCCACAAGTCAAGACAAATACACGCTTTTGCTTGATGCGGGTGCCAACACAGACTGCAAACCTGAATATCTTGTAGATTTTGCACTGATGGGCTATGAATATGCCAAAAGTGTGATGGGGATACAAAACCCCAAAATCGGGCTTCTCAGCAATGGTGAAGAAGACACAAAGGGCAATGAGCTCACAAAAGAAAGCTTTGCTCTCTTAAAATCGTTGCCTTTTTTTGCAGGCAACGCAGAGGGCAAAAACCTCTTTGATGGCAATTTTGATGTCATTGTTTGTGATGGGTTTATTGGTAATGTTGTGCTCAAAACTAGTGAAGGAGTCGCACAAGCCATTGGCAAGATTCTAAAAACAGAAATCAAAAAGTCGTATTTATCAATGCTTGGAGCTTTTTTGATGAAGGGTGTTTTTGCCTCTCTCAAGAAAAAAACCGATCATTCCGAATATGGCGGTGCACCTTTGCTAGGTGTCCAAAAACCTGTGATCATCAGTCACGGAAGTAGTAATGCTAGAGCAATTGAATGTGCAATTTATCAGGCAATTTATACGATTGAGAGTCGTGTTTGCGAAAAAATTGAATATGCTTTTACCCAAAAATAA
- the rpmF gene encoding 50S ribosomal protein L32 — MAVPKRRVSKTRAAKRRTHYKITLAKPIKDKDGSWKLPHTINKFSKQY, encoded by the coding sequence ATGGCAGTTCCAAAAAGAAGAGTGAGCAAAACGCGTGCGGCAAAAAGAAGAACTCACTACAAAATCACTTTGGCAAAACCAATCAAAGATAAAGATGGTAGCTGGAAGCTCCCTCATACAATCAACAAATTTTCAAAGCAGTATTAA
- a CDS encoding DUF177 domain-containing protein, with protein MKIEFKKITSTPKSFHFQSDGMSLEGEIWRDSSKLYKIKAKLNGNIVLTCDRSGEEYEQQIEEVLSLCISNGIWDTQSQNQNDDFDVIEFFDGFVDFEYILQSEMDLIQMQYHTQGE; from the coding sequence GTGAAAATCGAATTCAAGAAAATCACCTCTACTCCCAAATCTTTCCATTTCCAATCAGATGGTATGAGTTTGGAGGGTGAAATTTGGAGAGATAGCTCCAAGCTCTACAAAATCAAGGCAAAACTAAATGGAAACATTGTTTTGACCTGTGACAGAAGTGGAGAAGAATATGAGCAACAAATAGAAGAAGTTTTGTCTTTGTGTATTTCAAATGGGATTTGGGATACACAAAGCCAAAATCAAAACGATGATTTTGATGTCATTGAGTTTTTTGATGGCTTTGTTGATTTTGAATACATCTTGCAAAGCGAGATGGATTTGATTCAAATGCAATATCACACACAAGGAGAATAA
- the ndk gene encoding nucleoside-diphosphate kinase produces MEQTLSIIKPDAVANQTIGKIIERFESNHLRIAAMKKIQLSQTQAQDFYAIHKERPFFNDLVQFMISGPVVVMVLEGDNAVARNRDLMGATNPKEAEKGTIRADFAQSIEANAIHGSDSLENAKNEIAFFFKAEEIL; encoded by the coding sequence ATGGAGCAAACATTATCCATCATCAAGCCCGATGCCGTTGCCAATCAAACCATCGGAAAAATCATCGAACGCTTTGAGAGCAATCATCTAAGAATTGCTGCGATGAAAAAAATCCAGCTTTCTCAAACACAAGCTCAAGATTTCTACGCAATCCACAAAGAAAGACCTTTTTTTAATGATTTGGTTCAGTTTATGATCAGTGGTCCTGTTGTTGTAATGGTGCTAGAGGGCGATAATGCCGTTGCTAGAAATAGAGATCTTATGGGTGCCACAAACCCCAAAGAAGCAGAAAAAGGCACGATCCGTGCTGACTTCGCACAAAGCATTGAAGCCAATGCAATCCACGGAAGCGATAGCTTAGAAAATGCAAAAAACGAGATAGCGTTTTTTTTCAAGGCTGAAGAAATTCTATAG
- a CDS encoding DUF362 domain-containing protein has translation MSVKITDICIACGSCIDECPVSAIVDDDDNPNGEGIYYVYPDKCVECVGHNEEPACASACPTDGCIVWSAVGTTSRDEIGGDLRDGSHPVMG, from the coding sequence ATGTCTGTAAAAATTACTGATATTTGCATTGCTTGCGGATCTTGTATCGATGAGTGTCCTGTAAGTGCAATCGTAGATGATGATGATAATCCAAATGGCGAAGGAATCTACTATGTATATCCTGACAAATGCGTCGAGTGCGTAGGGCACAACGAAGAACCCGCGTGTGCAAGTGCTTGTCCGACAGATGGATGTATCGTGTGGAGTGCAGTTGGCACAACAAGTCGTGATGAAATTGGTGGCGACTTGAGGGATGGCTCACACCCTGTAATGGGATAA
- the metK gene encoding methionine adenosyltransferase, which produces MKNEFLFTSESVTEGHPDKMADQISDAILDYIIARDPKARVACETLVSNGFCVIAGELKTSTYAPMQEIARQVVKEIGYTDALYGFDYKSAGVLNGIGEQSPDINQGVDRKDGEIGAGDQGLMFGYACQETDVLMPLPIYLAHQLTLGLAQKRKDGTLPFLRPDGKSQVTVKYIDGKPVSIDTIVISTQHSPEVTQQHIKDAVIEEIVHQFIPHQYLNDNIRYFVNPTGQFIIGGPQGDAGLTGRKIIVDTYGGSCPHGGGAFSGKDPSKVDRSGAYAARYVAKNLVASGACQKATVQVAYAIGVVEPVSILVNTHGTGKVEDSKLCECVKHIFKLTPKGIIESLDLLKPIYRKTSAYGHFGRELPEFRWEKTDKVEEIKDFLKI; this is translated from the coding sequence ATGAAAAATGAGTTCCTTTTTACTTCAGAATCTGTGACTGAAGGACATCCAGATAAAATGGCAGATCAAATCAGCGATGCGATTTTGGACTACATCATCGCACGCGATCCCAAGGCAAGAGTAGCCTGTGAGACACTTGTCTCCAATGGTTTTTGCGTCATTGCAGGGGAGCTAAAGACTAGCACCTATGCACCAATGCAAGAGATCGCACGGCAAGTTGTCAAAGAAATTGGATATACAGACGCACTCTATGGATTTGACTACAAAAGTGCAGGAGTTTTGAATGGCATAGGAGAGCAAAGTCCAGACATCAATCAAGGAGTAGATCGTAAAGATGGTGAGATTGGTGCAGGGGATCAAGGGCTAATGTTTGGATATGCATGTCAAGAGACAGATGTTTTGATGCCTCTCCCAATATACCTAGCCCATCAGCTCACTTTGGGACTTGCTCAAAAACGCAAAGATGGCACCCTGCCTTTTTTGCGTCCAGATGGGAAATCCCAAGTCACTGTGAAATATATCGATGGCAAACCCGTAAGTATCGATACAATCGTGATCTCTACACAGCATTCACCCGAAGTGACACAGCAACATATCAAAGACGCAGTTATCGAAGAAATCGTCCATCAATTCATCCCTCATCAATACCTCAATGATAATATTCGCTATTTTGTCAATCCAACAGGGCAATTTATCATTGGCGGACCTCAAGGCGATGCCGGACTAACAGGACGCAAAATCATTGTCGATACTTATGGTGGAAGTTGCCCTCACGGCGGAGGGGCTTTCAGTGGAAAAGATCCTAGCAAAGTCGATCGTAGTGGAGCCTATGCCGCAAGATATGTTGCAAAAAACCTTGTAGCAAGTGGTGCCTGTCAAAAAGCCACGGTGCAAGTTGCGTATGCTATCGGAGTTGTAGAACCTGTTTCAATCCTTGTCAATACCCACGGAACAGGCAAAGTAGAAGATAGCAAGCTGTGCGAATGTGTCAAACACATATTCAAGCTCACGCCAAAAGGAATCATCGAAAGTCTAGATTTGCTCAAACCTATTTATAGAAAAACATCGGCTTATGGGCATTTTGGTCGCGAACTTCCGGAGTTTCGTTGGGAAAAAACCGACAAAGTGGAAGAAATCAAAGATTTTCTCAAAATATAA
- a CDS encoding peroxiredoxin, with amino-acid sequence MLVTNKAPDFKATAVLADNQIVDNFELSKNIGKNGAVLFFWPKDFTFVCPSEIIAFDKRVKDFQAKGFNVIGVSTDSEFVHLAWKNTPINQGGIGQVQFPMVADLTRSISRSYDVLFGDAIALRGSFLIDRNMIVRHSVVNDFPLGRNVDEMLRMVDALLFFEENGEVCPAGWNKGDKGMKANPSGVAEYLKDNADKL; translated from the coding sequence ATGTTAGTTACAAACAAAGCCCCTGACTTCAAGGCAACTGCAGTTTTGGCAGATAATCAGATCGTTGATAATTTCGAGTTATCAAAAAACATCGGAAAAAATGGTGCCGTGCTTTTTTTCTGGCCCAAGGATTTTACTTTTGTTTGCCCATCAGAAATCATTGCTTTTGACAAGAGAGTCAAAGATTTCCAAGCAAAAGGTTTCAATGTGATCGGTGTCTCTACTGATTCTGAGTTTGTTCATTTGGCTTGGAAAAACACTCCGATCAATCAAGGCGGTATTGGGCAAGTGCAATTCCCAATGGTTGCTGATTTGACACGCTCTATTTCAAGATCATATGATGTGCTTTTTGGAGATGCTATTGCATTGAGAGGTTCATTTTTGATTGATCGTAATATGATTGTGCGTCATTCTGTAGTCAATGATTTCCCATTGGGACGCAATGTTGATGAGATGCTAAGAATGGTAGATGCTCTTTTGTTCTTTGAAGAGAATGGTGAAGTATGTCCTGCTGGATGGAACAAAGGCGATAAAGGTATGAAAGCAAATCCAAGTGGCGTTGCTGAATATCTCAAAGACAACGCAGACAAGCTTTAA
- a CDS encoding class II aldolase and adducin N-terminal domain-containing protein, giving the protein MSAHFNDIDQKLVSAMREVSLSMFRKNFFGIFHGSISARLTYNQFVINRRQAVFDNINQHSLIVLNTQPDYRWNEASVDATIHSQIYQQYKNAKFIAYAMPPHSVAYSLKHDKIHPIDFFGKQILGDEIEIWDPQNYDTWYQRASQEISAHIAKNNKKFLVVKGYGVYAFDRDLHALAKKIALVENTCKILHLMQNAMIE; this is encoded by the coding sequence ATGAGCGCGCATTTCAACGATATTGACCAAAAGCTAGTTTCTGCGATGAGGGAAGTTTCTCTCTCTATGTTTCGCAAAAACTTTTTTGGGATTTTCCATGGATCCATCTCTGCAAGACTGACCTACAATCAATTTGTCATCAATCGGCGTCAAGCAGTCTTTGACAACATCAATCAGCATAGTTTGATTGTTTTGAACACACAACCAGATTATCGTTGGAATGAGGCAAGTGTTGATGCAACAATCCATTCACAGATATACCAACAATACAAAAATGCCAAATTTATCGCTTATGCGATGCCTCCTCATAGTGTCGCCTATTCGCTCAAACACGACAAAATCCATCCTATTGATTTTTTTGGCAAGCAAATCTTAGGAGATGAGATAGAGATATGGGACCCCCAAAACTATGACACTTGGTATCAACGGGCATCTCAAGAGATCTCTGCACACATTGCAAAAAACAACAAAAAATTTCTTGTAGTGAAAGGCTATGGGGTTTATGCCTTTGATCGCGATCTTCACGCATTGGCAAAAAAAATCGCACTAGTAGAAAACACTTGCAAAATCTTACATCTTATGCAAAATGCTATGATTGAATAA
- the grpE gene encoding nucleotide exchange factor GrpE has protein sequence MQTDENQELETAPKESQAEAEVEQENFEEKFKALESEYLRVYADFENVKKRLEREKYQALEYCYEEIAKDLLPVIDTLEKALEIAKEAQQEAIGEGIKLTLDNLIKVVQKHGIEVIAQEGEFDPQLHDAIMQVPSEEVEEGHIVQTLQKGYKYKERTLRPAMVSVAKN, from the coding sequence ATGCAAACAGATGAGAATCAAGAACTAGAGACTGCACCAAAAGAGTCTCAAGCAGAAGCTGAAGTGGAGCAAGAAAACTTTGAAGAAAAGTTCAAAGCTCTTGAGTCAGAGTATCTGCGTGTTTATGCAGATTTTGAAAATGTCAAGAAGCGTTTGGAGCGTGAAAAATATCAGGCATTGGAGTATTGCTATGAAGAGATAGCAAAGGATTTGCTCCCAGTGATTGATACACTTGAAAAAGCTTTGGAGATTGCCAAAGAAGCACAGCAAGAAGCGATTGGAGAGGGGATCAAGCTCACGCTAGATAATCTAATCAAAGTCGTGCAAAAGCACGGCATTGAGGTGATTGCCCAAGAGGGTGAGTTTGATCCACAACTGCACGATGCGATTATGCAAGTGCCAAGTGAGGAAGTGGAAGAGGGGCATATTGTCCAAACCTTGCAAAAGGGTTACAAATACAAAGAACGCACATTACGACCAGCAATGGTAAGTGTGGCAAAAAATTAA
- the dnaK gene encoding molecular chaperone DnaK: MAKVIGIDLGTTNSAMAVYEGNEAKIIANKEGKNTTPSIVAFTDKGEILVGDPAKRQAVTNPLKTIYSIKRIMGLMFNEDKAKEAEKRLPYKIVDRNGACAVEIGDKVYTPQEISAKILGKIKEDAESYLGEEVSEAVITVPAYFNDAQRKATKEAGTIAGLNVLRIINEPTSAALAYGLDKKESEKIVVYDLGGGTFDVTVLETGDNVVEVLATGGDAFLGGDDFDNKIIDWAVEEFKSESGIDLKSDVMALQRLKEASENAKKELSSANETEINLPFITADASGPKHFVKKLTRAKFESLIDGLVEETIKKIDFVIKDAGLSKSDINEVVMVGGSTRVPKVQERVREFIGKELNKSVNPDEVVAIGAAIQGGVLKGDVKDVLLLDVTPLSLGIETAGGICTKIVERGVTIPTKKSQIFSTYEDNQPAVSINVLQGERELAKDNKSLGRFDLTGIPAAPRGVPQIEVTFDIDANGILTVSAKDKNTGKSQEIKISGSSGLSDSEIEKMVKDAELHKEEDMKRKELIELKNQADALAHQTQKSLDENKANLANNEVEEIQGAIKALEDATKNEGATKEEIEAKIQALSQVAQKLAQASQNNQGNAQQGKKDDDVIDAEVE; encoded by the coding sequence ATGGCAAAAGTAATTGGGATTGATTTGGGAACAACAAATTCGGCGATGGCAGTTTATGAGGGCAATGAGGCAAAAATCATTGCCAACAAAGAAGGAAAAAATACAACACCTTCTATCGTGGCTTTCACTGATAAAGGCGAGATTTTAGTCGGAGATCCGGCAAAACGACAGGCAGTCACCAACCCTCTCAAAACGATTTATTCGATCAAGAGAATTATGGGCTTGATGTTTAATGAAGACAAGGCAAAAGAGGCAGAGAAGCGATTGCCTTATAAGATCGTAGATCGCAATGGTGCGTGTGCTGTAGAAATCGGAGATAAGGTTTATACACCACAAGAAATCAGTGCCAAGATTCTAGGCAAAATCAAAGAAGATGCGGAGAGTTACCTTGGCGAAGAGGTGAGCGAGGCTGTCATCACGGTGCCTGCTTATTTCAATGATGCTCAAAGAAAGGCGACAAAAGAGGCAGGAACGATTGCCGGTCTCAATGTGTTGCGTATCATCAATGAGCCAACAAGTGCGGCTCTTGCTTATGGGTTGGACAAAAAAGAATCTGAAAAGATCGTGGTGTATGACTTGGGTGGAGGGACATTTGATGTCACTGTGCTAGAAACTGGGGACAATGTCGTAGAGGTGCTTGCAACCGGTGGAGATGCTTTTTTGGGTGGAGATGACTTTGATAACAAAATCATTGATTGGGCAGTTGAAGAGTTCAAAAGCGAGAGTGGGATTGATTTGAAATCTGATGTGATGGCACTCCAAAGACTCAAAGAGGCAAGCGAGAACGCCAAAAAAGAGCTTAGCAGTGCAAATGAGACAGAAATCAATTTGCCTTTTATCACTGCTGATGCAAGTGGTCCTAAGCATTTTGTCAAAAAACTCACAAGGGCAAAATTTGAGAGTTTGATTGATGGCTTGGTTGAAGAAACGATCAAAAAGATTGATTTTGTCATCAAAGATGCTGGGTTGAGCAAGAGTGACATCAATGAAGTTGTGATGGTGGGTGGCTCTACACGCGTTCCAAAGGTGCAAGAAAGAGTGAGAGAGTTTATCGGAAAAGAGCTCAATAAATCTGTCAATCCTGATGAAGTTGTTGCAATCGGTGCAGCCATTCAGGGTGGAGTGCTTAAAGGAGATGTGAAAGATGTCCTCTTGCTTGATGTGACACCTTTGAGTTTGGGGATTGAAACTGCTGGAGGGATTTGCACCAAGATTGTAGAGCGTGGTGTGACAATCCCCACCAAAAAATCTCAAATTTTCTCAACTTATGAGGATAATCAACCTGCAGTTTCTATTAATGTTTTGCAGGGTGAGAGGGAGTTGGCAAAAGACAACAAATCTTTGGGAAGATTTGATTTGACAGGGATCCCTGCTGCACCTCGTGGTGTCCCTCAAATCGAAGTCACCTTTGATATTGATGCCAATGGAATCTTGACTGTGAGTGCCAAAGATAAAAATACCGGCAAATCTCAAGAGATCAAAATCAGTGGATCTAGTGGATTGAGTGATAGCGAGATTGAAAAAATGGTAAAAGATGCAGAGCTTCACAAAGAGGAAGATATGAAGCGTAAGGAGTTGATTGAGCTCAAAAATCAAGCAGATGCTTTGGCACATCAGACACAAAAAAGCCTTGATGAAAACAAAGCCAATCTTGCAAACAACGAGGTCGAAGAGATCCAAGGGGCGATCAAAGCACTAGAAGATGCGACAAAAAATGAAGGTGCCACCAAAGAAGAGATCGAGGCAAAAATCCAAGCGTTGAGTCAAGTGGCTCAAAAACTTGCTCAAGCGAGTCAAAACAATCAGGGGAATGCACAACAGGGCAAAAAAGACGACGATGTCATTGATGCAGAGGTGGAATAA
- the folP gene encoding dihydropteroate synthase, with the protein MFIQRIHPKSFAHFLNSIRPDSTGYKIMVQKSHELAFVIFGISLPAMHILKQEALSAGAELATPKDAILCQKAEFDVLLFGTRPQILRIIRKCQIQPFDLKSLAHTLTQHLTAPHYPPELMAILNLTPDSFYSGSRFQAQEALQHIQQLIALGVQIIDIGAASSRPDSPLISSHQEIERLKPLLDLLPVIPSHIKLSIDTYNPHTAEYALSRGFHILNDIFGFKNPEMIAIAQEFGAKVVLMHSKGTPQTMQTLTNYNNLFEEIDTFFTQQIQTLQAHHIHDIILDIGFGFAKDLHQNIALIQHLEHFKHFHLPLLVGASRKNTIGLLTQQPVHQRLSGTLALHQIALQNGANILRIHDVQEHIDMIKILQALGEI; encoded by the coding sequence ATGTTTATCCAACGCATTCACCCCAAATCTTTTGCACATTTTTTGAACTCTATCCGACCTGATTCTACGGGCTACAAAATAATGGTGCAAAAATCTCACGAACTCGCCTTTGTCATCTTTGGCATTTCCCTTCCAGCGATGCATATTCTCAAGCAAGAAGCACTGAGTGCAGGAGCGGAACTTGCCACACCCAAAGATGCCATACTATGCCAAAAAGCAGAATTTGATGTTTTGCTTTTTGGCACACGCCCCCAGATTCTTAGAATCATTCGGAAATGCCAAATCCAACCATTCGATCTCAAATCCCTTGCCCACACCCTGACCCAACACCTCACCGCCCCCCATTACCCGCCTGAACTTATGGCTATCCTTAACCTCACGCCAGATAGCTTCTATAGCGGGAGTCGCTTCCAAGCACAAGAAGCCTTGCAACACATACAACAGCTCATCGCTTTGGGGGTGCAGATCATTGACATCGGTGCAGCAAGCTCAAGACCTGATAGCCCCTTGATCTCTAGCCACCAAGAGATAGAACGCCTCAAGCCTCTTTTGGATTTGTTGCCTGTGATTCCTAGCCATATCAAATTGAGCATTGACACCTACAACCCCCACACGGCAGAATACGCCTTGTCGCGGGGGTTCCACATCCTCAATGATATTTTTGGATTCAAAAATCCAGAGATGATTGCCATAGCCCAAGAGTTTGGAGCCAAAGTGGTTTTGATGCACTCCAAAGGCACACCCCAAACGATGCAAACGCTCACAAACTACAACAATCTTTTTGAAGAAATCGATACCTTTTTCACACAACAGATTCAAACCCTTCAAGCACACCACATCCACGATATTATTTTGGATATTGGTTTTGGGTTCGCCAAAGATTTGCATCAAAACATCGCACTCATTCAACACCTTGAGCATTTCAAACATTTCCACTTGCCACTCCTTGTGGGAGCAAGTCGCAAAAACACCATCGGACTTCTCACCCAGCAACCCGTGCATCAGCGTCTAAGCGGCACGCTTGCGCTGCACCAAATCGCCCTACAAAATGGAGCAAACATCCTAAGGATCCACGATGTGCAGGAGCATATCGATATGATCAAAATCCTTCAAGCATTGGGAGAAATCTAA
- a CDS encoding DNA polymerase III subunit delta' gives MTIGQIYLTQNPNAILESLQIPKHQLRVFQTQDFQITHAHEVINEAYIADDQLKTIAIIANSFNLQSQNALLKILEEPPHNTRFLIFTPNKNALIPTIRSRMMLTRESHSTPLTPLDLNLKSLNFQQILDFLKPLNSYTSRQEGQMLIQRLLYTAHTQHITLTQTELDLFDKAIQANTHYEKITLTLTPLLLAFLQKTRKR, from the coding sequence ATGACGATTGGGCAAATTTATCTCACACAAAATCCAAACGCTATCTTAGAATCTCTACAGATTCCCAAACACCAATTACGCGTGTTTCAAACCCAAGATTTCCAAATCACCCACGCCCACGAAGTCATCAATGAAGCCTATATCGCTGATGACCAGCTCAAAACCATCGCAATCATTGCAAACTCTTTCAACCTCCAGTCCCAAAACGCACTGCTCAAGATTCTAGAAGAGCCACCCCACAATACGCGATTTTTGATTTTTACGCCCAACAAAAATGCGTTGATTCCGACGATCCGTTCGCGTATGATGCTGACTAGAGAATCACACAGCACGCCACTCACCCCCCTTGATCTCAACCTCAAATCACTCAATTTCCAACAAATCCTAGATTTTCTCAAGCCCCTCAACTCTTACACCTCTAGGCAAGAAGGACAGATGCTCATCCAGCGTTTGCTCTACACCGCCCACACCCAGCACATCACACTCACACAAACCGAGCTTGATTTGTTTGACAAAGCCATCCAAGCCAACACACATTATGAAAAAATCACCCTCACACTCACACCACTACTCCTTGCATTTTTGCAAAAAACAAGGAAACGCTAA